The DNA sequence TGTTTGCCTATGGCGAAGCTGGATTTGCTTTCGCGGTCTCTTTTCTAGTTCTTCAATCGATTATCATGAATTTCTTTGGTGTATATTATGCTGCTCGTGGCATGGCGGGGATAAAAGTTGCGATTAAAGCCGTTTGTCTTATGCCAGCAACATATGCTGTGATAGTAGCTTTGCTATTAAAAAGCTTTGATTTAACATTTCCAACAAACCTATACCGCACGATTGATATGATTGCCGAGGCAACCATACCAACGGTTATGATTATTTTAGGAATGCAACTTGCGCAAATTAAGTGGGGAAATTTTGAATGGGATAAAATATCCTATGCTGTAGTTGTACGATTACTTATCTCACCGCTCATTGCCTGGCTCATAACGCTAGCAATGCCGCTGGACGCCTTATTAGCAAAAGTACTAATTGTCTCTGCAGCTATGCCATCCGCCGCAACGATTGTTATTTATGCAATACAATTTGATTCAAGACCGAAGTTGATATCAAGTGTAACCCTTATCTCAACATTGATTAGCATTTTGACAATAACGATTCTCCTATCAATTCTATAAGAAGATATAAACAAAAGCGATTAGGATACCATATGGGGAAGGGAAGAATTCACTCACTTGAAGATCATAGATCGACATGAAATAAAAAATATAAACTCGAGGAGTACTATACATGGTTCGATTATCTTTATTTTTCTTTTTGTTATTCTCCACTTTTGCCATTACAGGTGCCTTATTGCCACTTTACTTACAAGATATCGGATTAACAACAGAACAAATCGGAATTCATTTAGCGATGGGCGCAGTAATAGCAGTGTTAGGTCAGCCTTTTTTTGGATATGTCAGTGATAAGATACAATCGACTAAGCGCGTGTTAATAGGAGTCATGATTGCTGCTCTTTTTGTTAGTTTTTTTTATTTTTCCGTGACCTCTTTTTATATGCTTTTGCTTTTATTCATTCTCCTTAACTTCTTTATAAGTGCATCAGGACCGTTAGTAGAAAACATCACGATTACCTTTGCACAAAAAAATAATAAAAATTATGGCGTGATCCGTCTTTGGGGAGATGTTGGTGTAGGCGCAGCTGCGGTCATTATAGGTGCTCTTATTGGAATTTATGGTGTTCAATCGTTAGGAGTAATGTACGCAATTATCTTAGTCGTTGCGATTGCTTTTGCATTTACTTTGCAAGATGGTCGGCAAAAGACAACTTCTACTATTTCAGTCCGTTCTCTCAAAGTATTGTTTACCAATAAAGAATATATGTGGTTTTTGTTTTTGTCGATGATTATTTTTATTACACATCGGATGAACGATAGCTTGTTTACGGTATATATATCAAATAAAGGAGCCAGTGAATCAGATGTCGGGCTGGCTTGGATGCTAGCTACCTTTGCATCTGCTCCTTTTTTTATCATCATGGGAAAACTTCTTTCTAAATATAAAGAGCTTACACTTGTTCTCCTTGCTGCCCTAGTATATTGCATTCGGTGGCTACTTTACGGTGTGTTTGATGACCCGCATATTCTTATTTTCTTACAGCTCCTAAATGGGGTTACCTTCCCTATTTTTGTTGTAGCTGCCTTGTTTTTTGTAACAAAAATCGTTCCAGAACAGTTAAAAGCAACGGGACAAACCATCTTCATTGCTGTGATAGTCGGAATAGCTGGATTAATTGGTAGTGCTGGTGGAGGATGGGTGATGGAACGATTTGGAGGTTCTATTACATACCAGATTGGGGCTGGAATTACCTTTATCGGTGTGATATTGTGTGCAATCACTTTATTTCATCAAGCACGAACAAAAAAACTCGATATTAATTAAGAGATATGATTAGATGAAGGTACTATAGTTGGAGGTGATGGCATGACCAATCATCAAATAATTGGGAGCTTTAAGTGGATGAAATCGATTAACCGTTCCCTCATTTTAAACATGATTCGTAAAGAAGGACCGATATCAAGAGCTGAAATCGCAAAAAGAAGTAAGTTATCTCCTCCAACCGTCACTAATCTTGTGAATGAATTGCTAGAAACAAGAATGATTAAGGAAGGAAAAATAGGTGTTTCTAGTGGAGGCAGAAAACCGATTTTGTTGAGCATTAATCCAAGTAGTCATTATGTCATTGGAGTAGATGTTGGCATTCATAAAGTTACCGTTGTTATAACGGACCTAGAGGCAACAATAATTGATGAAAGAGTGTTCCCTCTTGCTGAAAAAATGAGTAATGAGCAATTTCTTCAACTATTAATAAAAGGAATTGCGGAAATAATTTCCTCATCAGATCTCCCAATAGATATGTTTATTGGCATAGGAGTTGCAATGCATGGCATAGTAGATTATCTAGATGGAGTTGCCGTTTATGCTCCTAATTTTCAATTGCGAAATATACCGATTAAAGACGTACTTGAAGCGGAATTTAAAGTTTCTGTAAAGGTTGAAAATGACGGAAGAGCATTAGCTTTAGCTGAAAATTGGTTTGGAAGTGCAGTAGGAGTGGGAAATATCGTTTGTGTAAATGTCGGGATAGGGGTCGGTTCAGGAATTATTATGAACGGAAGATTAGTACATGGCAGTCATGGAATAGCTGGTGAAATAGGTCATACTGTAATCGAAAAAAATGGACCGAAATGCTCCTGCGGAAACAACGGATGCCTTCAAGCATTATCTGCTGGCACAGCAATCAAAGAACGTGCGTTAGCCGAAATCACCAATGGGAGCGCAACTACGATAGTAAAGCTAGCAGAAGGAGATTTACCAAAGATCGATGGAAAAACGGTTTATCTGGCAGCCAAAGGTGGGGATAAAGTAGCTATCGAAATTCTTAGAACATCGGGGATGTATTTAGGTATGGGGATTGCAAATCTTATTAACTTATTAAATCCTGAACTTATTGTCCTTAGTGGCGGAGTTTCAAGGGCCGGAGATTTTATCGTAAAGCCTATTAAAGATGAGGTAAAGCAAAGAGTGTTAACTGAGCAGGCAACCCAAACAAAAATAATCGTTTCAACCCTTGGGAAATATGGGACTGTAATTGGTGCAGTCACTTTAGTTCTTAAAGATATATTTGTTATAGAGTCACACTAATTGATCGTAATGTGATACGATTATGGTAACTTAATTAAATTAATTAATAAAGTGTTAAGGAGGCAGTGTATGACGATTTTAATTACAGGTGGGGCAGGATATATTGGGAGTCACACGGCTCTTTATTTACAAAATAATAATGAAGACATCATTATCCTTGATAATTTACAAAAAGGTCACCAAAAGGCCACCCTAAGTAAACGATTTTACAAAGGTGATATTCGTGATGAGGCACTCCTTGATTTTATTTTTTCTACTCATGAAATTACAAGTGTCATCCATTTTGCAGCCAATTCCCTCGTGGGAGAAAGCGTAGAAAACCCTTTGGAATACTATCATAATAACGTGATAGGTTCATATACACTCGTTAAAAAAATGGTCGAACATGGTGTGAAAAACATTGTGTTTTCTTCTACTGCAGCTACTTACGGCGAACCTGACTCTATCCCGATTCAAGAAACGGATGCAACGATTCCAACAAATCCTTATGGCGAAACGAAATTAGCGATTGAAAAACTATTAAAATGGGCGGACAAAGCCTATGGACTCAAGTCTGTAAGCCTTCGTTATTTTAATGCAGCTGGAGCTGACCCGAAAGGACGGATTGGAGAAGACCATACCCCGGAAAGTCATTTAATCCCACTTGTTCTTCAAGTAGCTCTTGGACAACGCGAAAGTATTAAGGTGTTTGGGGGAGATTATCCAACTGCTGATGGAAGTTGTATTCGAGATTATATCCATGTTAACGATTTAGCGCAAGCTCATTATTTAGCTCTAAAAAAATTAGAGAACACAAATGAAACTGGGATTTATAACCTAGGAAACGGAACTGGGTTCTCCGTATTAGAAGTCATTAACATGTGTCGAAAGGTAACTGGAAAAGAGATTAAAGCAGAAATCGTAGCTAGACGTGCAGGTGACCCGGCAGTACTCATTGCCTCTTCAGATAAAGCAAAACTGGAGTTGGGTTGGGAACCCAATTACCCAGAACTAGAACAGATGATTTCGCATGCCTGGAACTGGCATCGAAAAAATCCAGGGGGATATCAAAGTGAACATTGAATTATTGATTTTTACTTTTACTGAAATATTTGGGAAAACAGGGAAGGTGCGAACATTCTTTGCACCTGGAAGAGTCAACTTAATTGGAGAGCATACCGATTATAATGGGGGTCATGTTTTTCCTTGTGCTTTAAGTATTGGAACATTTGCAGCTGTCAGACCAAGAGAAGATAGGAAATTAAAATTTTATTCAATCAATTTTCCCAATCAAGGTATTATTGAAACAACACTAGACGAATTACAGTATGATGTAAGAGATGATTGGGCTAATTATCCTAAAGGAGTACTCGTAAAAGCAATGGAGGATGGAGCTTCGATTACTCATGGCTTTGATGTTGTTTATTATGGCACGATTCCTAATGGAGCAGGGCTTTCTTCCTCAGCTTCAATTGAACTTGTTACAGCTGTGATCGCAAAAGAATTGTATCAGCTTTCTTTTTCACAAATAGAACTCGCTTTACTATCGCAAAAAGCTGAAAATGATTATATTGGTGTAAACTGTGGGATTATGGACCAGTTTGCTATAGGAATGGGTAAAAAGGAACATGCTATCTTTCTTAATTGTCAAACATTAGAATATGCCTATTCTCCTATACATCTAAGAAACTTAGCCCTTGTGATTATCAATACAAATAAGCGAAGGGGATTAACAGACTCTAAGTACAATGAACGAAGAAGTGAGTGTGAAAATGCATTAGCTCTTTTACAAACAAGACTAGAAATCACATCGTTAGGTGATTTGACACCTGAGCAATTTGAACAACATAAAGATGTTATTGAAAATGAAACGGTTCGTCGTAGAGCAAAGCATGCTATATATGAAAATGCGAGAACGATAAAAGCCGTAGAAAAATTAGAACAAGGTGATATTATAGGATTCGGTAAATTAATGAATGAGTCACATATATCATTACGAGATGATTATGAAGTAACAGGTATTGAGTTGGATACTCTTGCGCAATTAGCATGGGATGCGGGTGCGATAGGGGCTAGAATGACAGGAGCTGGATTTGGTGGCTGTACGGTTAATCTAGTTGAACTAGAAAAAGTATCAGAATTTATCGAGAAGGTTTCTAGTCAGTACGAAGAAAAGATATCTGTTAAGCCAGAGTGTTATGTCGTTGAAATTGGTGATGGTGCGCGTGAAATTACGAATCAATAGCCCGCAGAAGGAGAGGTTGTTATGATGCGCATTAATATATATGAGCAAATAGAACGTCTAATCCAATATGGCATTCAAAAAAAAATGGTGTCTCCTTTTGATAGAGAGTATGTACGTAATCGTATAGTAAGGTACTTAGAACTTGATGAGTATGTTGAAACGAAGCCTCCAACAGAAGCACTTGAATCTCCTTATGACATTCTCGAGCAGATGTTAGACTGGGCTAATGAAGCTAAACGATGTAAAGAGAACACGGTTACTTTTCGAGATTTATTCGACACAGGTCTAATGGATTGCATTATGCCAAGACCTTCAGAAATTAATTATCGCTTTAAGGAATTATATGCTCAACAGCCTTCTGTAGCCACGAGCTTTTTTTATGACTTATCACAGAATTCTCATTACATACGAAGAGAGCGTATTGAAAAAAATCAGCACTGGCTTAGCTCTACCGAGTATGGGAATCTTGAGATTACAATCAATTTATCGAAACCAGAAAAAGACCCTGTAGCAATTGCTGCGGCAAAAAATATGACACATTCTAGCTATCCCACGTGTTTACTTTGTAAAGAGAATGTCGGGTATCAAGGAAGAGTGGACCACCCAGCAAGACAAAATCATCGAATCATCCCGGTCACGCTTAATGGAGAGCAATGGTTTTTTCAATTTTCGCCGTATGTGTATTACAATGAGCATGCTATTATCTTTTCAGAAAAACATGAACCGATGAAAATTTCAAAGAAAGGCTTCGACCGCTTACTTTCATTTGTAGCGCAATTTCCTCATTATTTCGTAGGAACAAACGCGGACTTGCCAATCGTTGGAGGATCAATCTTGTCTCATGACCATTTTCAAGGTGGAAATCATCCGTTTCCGATGGCAAAAGCACCAACAGAGGAATCATTTTCTTTCACAGGTTTTGAAGAAATCGAGGCTGGAATTGTGAAATGGCCAATGTCCGTGATTCGTTTAAAAGGAAGCGACAGGCAAAAAATGTCTAGCTTAGCAGAAAAAGTGTTACATGCATGGTATGATTACAGTGACGAATCCGTGAATTTACAAGCTAGTACAGCAGGAGAACGCCATAATACAATTACTCCAATAGCACGTTTTCGAGATGGGAAATTTGAGTTTGATTTAGTATTACGAAATAATCGTACGAGTGAACAACACCCGATGGGAATCTTTCATCCTCATGATGAAGTTCATCATATCAAAAAAGAAAACATAGGGTTAATAGAAGTGATGGGGCTAGCTGTCTTGCCTGGAAGGTTACAAGAGGAAATGGAATTGTTATCTACCTATTTATGTTCAGATGAAGCGATTGATAAAATCACTCTAGATCATCGAACGAATAAACATAAGCAGTGGGCCGAGAAATTGCAATCTCTTTATACCTTTAATGAGGAAAACGTGGGCCACATTCTACAACAAGAAGTAGGGAAAGTGTTTTCTGTCGTGTTAGAACATGCTGGGGTTTTTAAACGTACAAATGAGGGAAAAACGGCATTTCTCAAGTTTATAACCCATGTTCAACAATCAGTATAGTTAAAGGAGTTCACAGGGATTGTGAACTCCTTTGGCTATTATGCAGAAAATCTACTTGTTTTCAAGTCAGAGCTTATTTATGCTTCAATAAAACGAGGGAGTGGGTCATGAAACGTGTTCCAATTCATCTTTAGTTCCGCATCAGTTAGTAAACATTGTTCTAAGGAGTCGATTATTTCTTGCTTTTGCATGTCTATGCCAATAAACACAAGCTCATTCATTCTGTCACCATAAACAGGGTCCCACTTTTGAAGTAGTTCTGGTTCTTCTTTTAAGGTTTGTTGTTTTTCTTCTTCCGAATAGGCTGCTACCCATTCACCTGCACCTTGAATAGTGACAGCTGAACCAGCTTGAGAAAGAAGACCCGCTAAATCACTTCGTGAAGCGACCCAAAAAAAGCCTTTTGCCCTAACGATATCTTCTGGCCATTGCTCAAGCCAATTCATAAACCGTTCTGGATGGAATGGTTTACGACTTCGAAACACAAAGGAAGAAATTCCATATTCTTCTGTTTCGGGTACGTGTTCCTCATTTAATTCTTTAATCCAGCCAGCGGATTGACTTGCTTTTTCAAAATTAAATCGACGAGTGTTTAAAATCCTGTTGAGCTCGACACGAGAATAGGAAGTAGGAATAATATCCGCATCTGCATTCATTTTACGTAAGAACGACAATAACTCTTTTGTATCTTCTTCTGATAGCAATTCTGTTTTATTAAGTAAAAGTACATCCGCAAATTCCATTTGGTCGATGAGTAAGTCAGCAACTTCTCTAGTATCACTTTCATCTGTACCTTCTTTTCGGTCAAGCAAGGATTCACCAGAAGCATAATCCTCCCAAAAGCGATTCGCGTCTACAACGGTCACCATCGTATCAAGTCTACATTTTTTTGTTAAATCTATCCCAATTTCTTCATCGATATATGTAAAGGTTTGTGCAACTGGTACAGGTTCACTAATACCCGAAGATTCTATTACAATATAATCGATTCCACCTTTATCAACTAAGTTTTCAACTTCTTTCATTAAATCCTCTCGAAGTGTACAGCATATACAGCCATTTTGCATTTCTACAAGTTTTTCTTCAGTACGAGAAAAACCGCCATCCTTGATTAGTTTTGCATCTATATTGATTTCACTCATATCGTTAACGATGACAGCAACTCGCAAACCTTCTGAGTTTGTTAATATATGGTGTAATAGCGTTGTCTTCCCAGCCCCTAAATATCCGCTTAATACGGTAACAGGTATTTTCATATTCTAGTCCTCCTATGATTTAAAGCGAAATAATTACGATTTAAATTTTACCTATTTCTGTTACAAATGTAAAGTACAATGAATCTTTTCTTCTGATACTAAGTTCCTGTGTTAGTAAAGTGAATGTTATCTACGATTTATTAAACACCGATATACCGTAAGCCTTTTTTAGCCATTCGTCTATACAAAGGTTAAATCGGAGGAAGCTAGTAGGGTGTCAAAAGTTACAGATTTTCTTTTTATCTATTTTAAATATTCTAACATTTAGGAAAATCACCCTATTGCTATAGTCTAAGTTGGTCTGATATCGTGAAAGTACGTATTTTGGTGAACGTTGTCTTACGAAGTGAAAATCGGTAGTACAAAGTATTTTCTTTCTTGTTTACATCATAGAACAAATAGAATTAGTTCTCGATTCCTAGAAATGGTGTTTAGCTAGCTACATAAAATGATAGAGATGTACTCGAAAGAAAGAAAAAGAGAGGTGGGGGGATTTGTCAAAAACGATTGGTGTACTAACTCCTCTTATAGACGGCTTTTATTTTAATGGGATGTTGCAAGGGATCCATGAAGCTACAAAAAATAAAGATATTAATTTAATTCTCTTTCAAACGATGGATTCTAACTATTTGCAAGTGGCTTACCAAAGTAATCTGGCTGATAACAATATTGACGGGTGGATCGTCATTTATAACGGTGAAAAAGATGATTCTTATGTCAGTCAAATTGAACAAAAAGGGAGACCTGTCGTCTCGACTCCATATGATTGGGGAACGGCTTGTACTGTTTTCCAAGTTGACAATGAACAAGGTGGATACGAGGCAACAAAACATCTGATAGAACATGGTCATACAAAGATTGCCTCTGTCTATTGTATTAAAAACGAGGAGAGTATTCTTAGGTTTAAAGGCTATAAAAAAGCTCTTGAAGAAAATGGCATTCCTTTTGATGAGCAACTAGTATTTGAAATTCCTACATTATGGGAATATGACGGTGTAAGAGCAGCTCATATGATGAAGGATCGCTCATTTGGTTTTACAGCTATTACCGTCAGTTCAGATTTAGTAGCTTTAGCAATTATACAACAATTTAAAGAGTGGGAAATTCATGTACCTGATGATATAGCCATTATTGGTTTTGATAACACAGAATATGCAAGAAGAATTGGGCTTACCTCTGTTGAGCAACCTTTGTTCACAAGAGGGGTACATATGGCAGAAACTCTAATAAGAGAGTTGAATGGTTACTTAGAAGGATTTAATCAACAAATATTTGAACCTACGAATCTGATAGTCAGACATTCTTGTGGCTGTACTCCATTGAGTAAAGAAGAAGATATGGACCACCTATATGAAGAAAGTCTAGAAATAATTAACTATTTACATAATATTGTTCAAAGGAACCAACGAATATGTCGGGACCTTATCCGTTCTAAGGCTGGTTATGTAATCGATTTATCGTGGTTATCTTCTACTTCATACACTTGGGGTTGTGTGGCATTATGGACTAGTGAAAGACAGCTAAGGATTGAAAGCATTCACACAAGTAAAAGTGATTCCATTCTCCACGCCGGTCAAATTTTTCCGGAGAAAATCTTCCCTCCTTCTTCTATTTACTCCCTGTTAGAAATAGACGAGGCATTATCAGTACATACCATAAGAACTGAAGAGCGTGAGTTAGGATTTGTGTTGTTAATGGGGACAATCAATGAAAAGTTGAGATCGGCTCATCCTCAATATGATACGATTACCCACCATCTTGATTTACTTGCTTATGCCCTAGAACGAGAAGCGATGTATAAAGAAGCATCTGAGCGTGAAAGAAGACTAGAGATTGTTTCGTCAACGACGAATGATGGTATATTTGAATGGGATTTATCTACGAATGTAATGACCTGGAATCATGGGATAAAACGAATATTAAACCACACTAGTCATTTAATGCACTTAGATGAGTTTTTTAACAAATTACACGAAGATGACCGAATTCATGTTCATCAAGCCTTATTCGACCATATACAGGCTGGGCGTTCGTTTAAAACTGAATTTCGAATGAAAAAGAATGAAAAAGAGTATATTTGGGTGTCTGCCGCGGGAGAGGTTGTCCGCGAACAAGATGGACGTTTTATAAGCATGATTGGTTCAATAACTGATATAACCGAAAGAAAAGCATCTGAGGAACAAATACGTCACATCGCTTTCCATGATTCACTAACCAATCTCCCGAACCGAAGATATATCTATCAAAAAATCTCTGATGAAATAAAGAATGTGGAAGCTGTAAAATTTGCCATTCTTTTATTAGATTTAGACCGCTTTAAAATCATAAATGACAGTCTAGGTCATACGATTGGTGATAAACTCATTCAACAAATATCTGATGTTCTTGACCGTGTGATACGACCTCAGGATACAGTATCTCGATTAGGTGGAGATGAATTTATTATTCTCTGTCCCAATTTAGAAGATGAGCTTCAAGCAGTAGAAGTCGCAGAAAGAATTATATTGGCATTAAACAAAAGGTTTAACATAGAGGGTCATTCTATTTATGTGACATCTAGTATTGGGATTAGTTATTATCCTAAGCATGGTTGTGATGTAGATACATTAATTAAGAATGCGGACATTGCCATGTACGAAGCAAAAAGTAATGGAAAAAACCAATATATGACCTATGAAAAAGTGATGAGTTATAACACATTACAACGGTTAAGGATGGAAAATAGCCTAAGAGATGCTGTGAAAGGAAATGAGTTTACCTTATATTATCAGGCTCAAATGAGCTTAAAAACACAACGCATTGTTGGGATGGAAGCATTAATCCGTTGGTTTTCGCCTGAATTTGGACTTGTTTCCCCTGTTAATTTTATAC is a window from the Bacillus alkalicellulosilyticus genome containing:
- a CDS encoding ROK family transcriptional regulator, whose protein sequence is MTNHQIIGSFKWMKSINRSLILNMIRKEGPISRAEIAKRSKLSPPTVTNLVNELLETRMIKEGKIGVSSGGRKPILLSINPSSHYVIGVDVGIHKVTVVITDLEATIIDERVFPLAEKMSNEQFLQLLIKGIAEIISSSDLPIDMFIGIGVAMHGIVDYLDGVAVYAPNFQLRNIPIKDVLEAEFKVSVKVENDGRALALAENWFGSAVGVGNIVCVNVGIGVGSGIIMNGRLVHGSHGIAGEIGHTVIEKNGPKCSCGNNGCLQALSAGTAIKERALAEITNGSATTIVKLAEGDLPKIDGKTVYLAAKGGDKVAIEILRTSGMYLGMGIANLINLLNPELIVLSGGVSRAGDFIVKPIKDEVKQRVLTEQATQTKIIVSTLGKYGTVIGAVTLVLKDIFVIESH
- a CDS encoding GTP-binding protein, which translates into the protein MKIPVTVLSGYLGAGKTTLLHHILTNSEGLRVAVIVNDMSEINIDAKLIKDGGFSRTEEKLVEMQNGCICCTLREDLMKEVENLVDKGGIDYIVIESSGISEPVPVAQTFTYIDEEIGIDLTKKCRLDTMVTVVDANRFWEDYASGESLLDRKEGTDESDTREVADLLIDQMEFADVLLLNKTELLSEEDTKELLSFLRKMNADADIIPTSYSRVELNRILNTRRFNFEKASQSAGWIKELNEEHVPETEEYGISSFVFRSRKPFHPERFMNWLEQWPEDIVRAKGFFWVASRSDLAGLLSQAGSAVTIQGAGEWVAAYSEEEKQQTLKEEPELLQKWDPVYGDRMNELVFIGIDMQKQEIIDSLEQCLLTDAELKMNWNTFHDPLPRFIEA
- a CDS encoding EAL domain-containing protein; translated protein: MSKTIGVLTPLIDGFYFNGMLQGIHEATKNKDINLILFQTMDSNYLQVAYQSNLADNNIDGWIVIYNGEKDDSYVSQIEQKGRPVVSTPYDWGTACTVFQVDNEQGGYEATKHLIEHGHTKIASVYCIKNEESILRFKGYKKALEENGIPFDEQLVFEIPTLWEYDGVRAAHMMKDRSFGFTAITVSSDLVALAIIQQFKEWEIHVPDDIAIIGFDNTEYARRIGLTSVEQPLFTRGVHMAETLIRELNGYLEGFNQQIFEPTNLIVRHSCGCTPLSKEEDMDHLYEESLEIINYLHNIVQRNQRICRDLIRSKAGYVIDLSWLSSTSYTWGCVALWTSERQLRIESIHTSKSDSILHAGQIFPEKIFPPSSIYSLLEIDEALSVHTIRTEERELGFVLLMGTINEKLRSAHPQYDTITHHLDLLAYALEREAMYKEASERERRLEIVSSTTNDGIFEWDLSTNVMTWNHGIKRILNHTSHLMHLDEFFNKLHEDDRIHVHQALFDHIQAGRSFKTEFRMKKNEKEYIWVSAAGEVVREQDGRFISMIGSITDITERKASEEQIRHIAFHDSLTNLPNRRYIYQKISDEIKNVEAVKFAILLLDLDRFKIINDSLGHTIGDKLIQQISDVLDRVIRPQDTVSRLGGDEFIILCPNLEDELQAVEVAERIILALNKRFNIEGHSIYVTSSIGISYYPKHGCDVDTLIKNADIAMYEAKSNGKNQYMTYEKVMSYNTLQRLRMENSLRDAVKGNEFTLYYQAQMSLKTQRIVGMEALIRWFSPEFGLVSPVNFIPLAEETGLIIPISEWVLQQACEDNKKLISEGFPPLVIAVNISASHFTKHDFVSTIISILEKTGHPPHLLCLEITETVAIQHLDLTLRHLYELKKYGIRIALDDFGVGNSSLSLLRTLPIDTLKTDQSFVRDLMKSEANMAIYRSILSLAQGLNLESCIEGVETVDHYRLVEEEGGTMIQGYYISKPVPLDQFKQFLSQQTY
- a CDS encoding galactokinase — encoded protein: MNIELLIFTFTEIFGKTGKVRTFFAPGRVNLIGEHTDYNGGHVFPCALSIGTFAAVRPREDRKLKFYSINFPNQGIIETTLDELQYDVRDDWANYPKGVLVKAMEDGASITHGFDVVYYGTIPNGAGLSSSASIELVTAVIAKELYQLSFSQIELALLSQKAENDYIGVNCGIMDQFAIGMGKKEHAIFLNCQTLEYAYSPIHLRNLALVIINTNKRRGLTDSKYNERRSECENALALLQTRLEITSLGDLTPEQFEQHKDVIENETVRRRAKHAIYENARTIKAVEKLEQGDIIGFGKLMNESHISLRDDYEVTGIELDTLAQLAWDAGAIGARMTGAGFGGCTVNLVELEKVSEFIEKVSSQYEEKISVKPECYVVEIGDGAREITNQ
- a CDS encoding AEC family transporter, with amino-acid sequence MSIFISVVFPVLLVFIIGYGIQKWKKVDIKPISTVAIYVMTPALVFRTFYEAHIDIQYIYMVVFSLILLFSLIIISKVYSRIKNYSTSLESGLILSTAFMNAGNYGAPIILFAYGEAGFAFAVSFLVLQSIIMNFFGVYYAARGMAGIKVAIKAVCLMPATYAVIVALLLKSFDLTFPTNLYRTIDMIAEATIPTVMIILGMQLAQIKWGNFEWDKISYAVVVRLLISPLIAWLITLAMPLDALLAKVLIVSAAMPSAATIVIYAIQFDSRPKLISSVTLISTLISILTITILLSIL
- a CDS encoding MFS transporter, which codes for MVRLSLFFFLLFSTFAITGALLPLYLQDIGLTTEQIGIHLAMGAVIAVLGQPFFGYVSDKIQSTKRVLIGVMIAALFVSFFYFSVTSFYMLLLLFILLNFFISASGPLVENITITFAQKNNKNYGVIRLWGDVGVGAAAVIIGALIGIYGVQSLGVMYAIILVVAIAFAFTLQDGRQKTTSTISVRSLKVLFTNKEYMWFLFLSMIIFITHRMNDSLFTVYISNKGASESDVGLAWMLATFASAPFFIIMGKLLSKYKELTLVLLAALVYCIRWLLYGVFDDPHILIFLQLLNGVTFPIFVVAALFFVTKIVPEQLKATGQTIFIAVIVGIAGLIGSAGGGWVMERFGGSITYQIGAGITFIGVILCAITLFHQARTKKLDIN
- the galE gene encoding UDP-glucose 4-epimerase GalE; this translates as MTILITGGAGYIGSHTALYLQNNNEDIIILDNLQKGHQKATLSKRFYKGDIRDEALLDFIFSTHEITSVIHFAANSLVGESVENPLEYYHNNVIGSYTLVKKMVEHGVKNIVFSSTAATYGEPDSIPIQETDATIPTNPYGETKLAIEKLLKWADKAYGLKSVSLRYFNAAGADPKGRIGEDHTPESHLIPLVLQVALGQRESIKVFGGDYPTADGSCIRDYIHVNDLAQAHYLALKKLENTNETGIYNLGNGTGFSVLEVINMCRKVTGKEIKAEIVARRAGDPAVLIASSDKAKLELGWEPNYPELEQMISHAWNWHRKNPGGYQSEH
- the galT gene encoding UDP-glucose--hexose-1-phosphate uridylyltransferase, with product MRINIYEQIERLIQYGIQKKMVSPFDREYVRNRIVRYLELDEYVETKPPTEALESPYDILEQMLDWANEAKRCKENTVTFRDLFDTGLMDCIMPRPSEINYRFKELYAQQPSVATSFFYDLSQNSHYIRRERIEKNQHWLSSTEYGNLEITINLSKPEKDPVAIAAAKNMTHSSYPTCLLCKENVGYQGRVDHPARQNHRIIPVTLNGEQWFFQFSPYVYYNEHAIIFSEKHEPMKISKKGFDRLLSFVAQFPHYFVGTNADLPIVGGSILSHDHFQGGNHPFPMAKAPTEESFSFTGFEEIEAGIVKWPMSVIRLKGSDRQKMSSLAEKVLHAWYDYSDESVNLQASTAGERHNTITPIARFRDGKFEFDLVLRNNRTSEQHPMGIFHPHDEVHHIKKENIGLIEVMGLAVLPGRLQEEMELLSTYLCSDEAIDKITLDHRTNKHKQWAEKLQSLYTFNEENVGHILQQEVGKVFSVVLEHAGVFKRTNEGKTAFLKFITHVQQSV